One region of Camelina sativa cultivar DH55 chromosome 6, Cs, whole genome shotgun sequence genomic DNA includes:
- the LOC104698788 gene encoding short-chain dehydrogenase reductase ATA1-like translates to MHRPTDVKAAKVLRGNAMKNINTKEDVEGDAKALLEFQMQEVERIDKGQRWCLLILTTHNSLHTKYPHTSVSRELHRPQQSPDVMFNNAGMTFNEGSIMEMDVYMANKLVSVNVNGVLHGIKHAAKAMIKGGGGGSIICTSSSSGIMGGLGGHAYTLSKGAINGLVRTTACELGSHGIRVNSISPHGVPTDILVNAYRKYLNNDKLDVPEVTDIVAEKGSLPGRAGAVEDVAQAALFLASQESSGFITGHNLVVDGGYTSATSTMKFIYN, encoded by the exons ATGCATCGTCCTACTGATGTTAAGGCTGCAAAGGTGTTGAGAGGAAATGCTATGAAGAACATTAACACTAAAGAGGATGTAGAGGGAGATGCTAAAGCTTTGTTAGAGTTTCAGATGCAAGAGGTTGAGAGGATT GATAAAGGACAACGATGGTGCTTGTTGATCTTGACCACACACAACAGTCTCCACACAAAGTATCCACACACAAGCGTCTCCCGTGAGCTTCACCGCCCACAACAGTCTCCC GATGTGATGTTCAACAACGCCGGGATGACGTTTAACGAAGGTAGCATCATGGAGATGGACGTGTACATGGCTAACAAACTTGTCTCGGTCAATGTCAATGGTGTTTTGCATGGCATTAAACATGCCGCTAAGGCCATGATCAAAG ggggaggaggaggatcgATAATATGCACATCGAGCTCATCAGGGATAATGGGAGGACTAGGAGGGCACGCATATACGCTCTCCAAAGGAGCCATTAACGGGTTAGTGAGGACAACGGCGTGCGAGCTTGGGTCTCATGGCATCCGTGTGAACAGCATCTCTCCTCATGGAGTTCCCACTGACATCTTGGTTAATGCGTACCGTAAGTACCTTAACAATGACAAACTCGATGTTCCTGAGGTTACCGACATTGTGGCCGAGAAAGGGAGTTTGCCCGGTAGAGCCGGTGCTGTGGAGGATGTGGCTCAAGCAGCTTTGTTTCTTGCAAGCCAAGAATCATCAGGATTCATTACCGGACATAACCTGGTTGTTGATGGTGGTTACACGTCGGCCACTAGTACCATGAAATTTATCTACAACTAG